The DNA segment TTTTGGCGATCAGGATTTTTCTAAGCCCATTGTTGGTATTGCCAATGGGTTTAGTACGATTACCCCCTGCAATATGGGTCTGGATGGACTGGCAAAGCGAGCGGAGATAGGAATTCGGGCGGCTGATGCCATGCCCCAAATGTTCGGCACGATCACCGTCAGCGATGGCATCTCCATGGGGACGGAGGGGATGAAGTATTCCCTGGTCTCGCGGGAGGTGATTGCCGACTCGATTGAAACCGCCTGTAATGCCCAGAGCATGGATGGCGTGCTGGCGATTGGGGGTTGTGACAAGAATATGCCCGGTGCGATGATTGCCATGGCACGGATGAATATTCCCGCCAGTTT comes from the Neosynechococcus sphagnicola sy1 genome and includes:
- a CDS encoding dihydroxy-acid dehydratase; protein product: MSNTLRSQVITQGVQRSPNRAMLRAVGFGDQDFSKPIVGIANGFSTITPCNMGLDGLAKRAEIGIRAADAMPQMFGTITVSDGISMGTEGMKYSLVSREVIADSIETACNAQSMDGVLAIGGCDKNMPGAMIAMARMNIPASFCLWRYH